In Stomoxys calcitrans chromosome 2, idStoCalc2.1, whole genome shotgun sequence, the following proteins share a genomic window:
- the LOC106091928 gene encoding uncharacterized protein LOC106091928 isoform X1 — MNFLAKVFGKYNSRKVYDIDSKSSLTLTFILLCGGLFQAVLSQPYRSHQRCSTRLENALENMRRRSYQTKTGRSYSPPQSPYALYHSLYGQEDDGADDFYRPTANRGYYAKNINRSYGPNSRLDFDAALNTYTSGPPYQYHTQRQPHKLQVARVDVEDLRVRLPSENAARWVEIDKCKFSAENSTLDTRLIFPDLTLSGRVVLQPTGGKCNMILRLRHAGIEFRTVPIGFDKVSGEESRRVGTASVRTDSHFAEPGFISVFAHGCQGPTGIKLRQNSKRRYSFVNENQNEVQGPSLHVTPQSQLTPGIIFDIRSEGYIPPNMRDEDLAWTDANSQELFDPNGDNFYRRQFRSKRSAYGRRQGRHTLSDRLRDEMNFNDDILKVSDENVQHLLEPDARAFADIFSNGNDGNGMFGDHDEVNDAFRDELEKLFSMGVRGLLTTYMQRALQPAIKETLMENMGYTISYG; from the exons ATGAATTTCCTAGCAAAAGTTTTCGGCAAATATAATTCGAGAAAAGTCTATGATATCGATTCAAAATCGTCTTTAACACTTACTTTCATCCTGCTATGCGGCGGACTGTTCCAAG CTGTATTGTCTCAACCATATCGAAGCCATCAACGATGTTCAACGCGTTTGGAGAATGCTTTGGAAAACATGAGACGCCGTAGCTATCAAACGAAAACTGGTCGTTCGTATTCGCCACCGCAGTCCCCGTATGCCTTGTACCACTCACTGTATGGACAGGAAGACGATGGGGCAGATGATTTCTATCGTCCAACTGCTAACCGGGGGTATTATGCAAAAAACATCAATCGCAGCTATGGCCCAAATTCCAGATTAGATTTTGATGCGGCGCTCAACACCTACACAAGTGGTCCCCCATATCAATATCATACACAAAGGCAACCACACAAATTGCAAGTAGCTCGAGTGGATGTTGAAGATTTGCGAGTTCGATTACCTTCGGAGAATGCAGCAAGATGGGTGGAAATCGACAAGTGCAAGTTTAGTGCCGAAAACTCGACTCTGGATACACGACTTATATTTCCTGACTTGACATTGAGCGGCCGGGTTGTGTTGCAGCCCACGGGTGGAAAGTGCAATATGATCCTACGTTTGAGACACGCCGGCATTGAATTTCGAACAGTGCCAATTGGCTTCGACAAAGTCAGTGGCGAAGAGTCAAGACGTGTTGGAACAGCTTCGGTGCGAACAGATTCACATTTTGCCGAACCGGGCTTTATCTCTGTATTTGCCCATGGTTGCCAAG GTCCGACTGGAATtaaattaagacaaaattcAAAACGTCGTTACAGCTTTGTCAATGAAAACCAGAACGAGGTACAGGGTCCTTCTTTGCATGTAACACCGCAATCCCAGTTAACACCCGGTATAATATTCGATATTAGAAGTGAAGGTTATATACCCCCAAATATGCGAGATGAAGATTTGGCGTGGACGGATGCCAATTCGCAAGAGCTCTTCGATCCAAATGGAGATAACTTCTACCGGCGACAATTTCGAAGCAAACGCAGCGCTTATGGTCGGCGGCAGGGCAGACATACGTTGAGTGATCGTTTGCGTGATGAAATGAATTTTAACGATGACATACTCAAAGTGTCCGATGAAAATGTCCAACATTTGCTGGAACCTGATGCCCGGGCATTTGCCGATATTTTCTCTAATGGCAATGATGGAAACGGTATGTTTGGTGATCACGATGAGGTTAATGATGCCTTCAGAGATGAACTAGAGAAGTTATTCTCAATGGGTGTCCGTGGTCTTTTGACAACATATATGCAAAGAGCCTTGCAGCCGGCCATCAAGGAGACACTGATGGAAAACATGGGCTACACTATAAGCTATGGATGA
- the LOC106091928 gene encoding uncharacterized protein LOC106091928 isoform X2: protein MRRRSYQTKTGRSYSPPQSPYALYHSLYGQEDDGADDFYRPTANRGYYAKNINRSYGPNSRLDFDAALNTYTSGPPYQYHTQRQPHKLQVARVDVEDLRVRLPSENAARWVEIDKCKFSAENSTLDTRLIFPDLTLSGRVVLQPTGGKCNMILRLRHAGIEFRTVPIGFDKVSGEESRRVGTASVRTDSHFAEPGFISVFAHGCQGPTGIKLRQNSKRRYSFVNENQNEVQGPSLHVTPQSQLTPGIIFDIRSEGYIPPNMRDEDLAWTDANSQELFDPNGDNFYRRQFRSKRSAYGRRQGRHTLSDRLRDEMNFNDDILKVSDENVQHLLEPDARAFADIFSNGNDGNGMFGDHDEVNDAFRDELEKLFSMGVRGLLTTYMQRALQPAIKETLMENMGYTISYG from the exons ATGAGACGCCGTAGCTATCAAACGAAAACTGGTCGTTCGTATTCGCCACCGCAGTCCCCGTATGCCTTGTACCACTCACTGTATGGACAGGAAGACGATGGGGCAGATGATTTCTATCGTCCAACTGCTAACCGGGGGTATTATGCAAAAAACATCAATCGCAGCTATGGCCCAAATTCCAGATTAGATTTTGATGCGGCGCTCAACACCTACACAAGTGGTCCCCCATATCAATATCATACACAAAGGCAACCACACAAATTGCAAGTAGCTCGAGTGGATGTTGAAGATTTGCGAGTTCGATTACCTTCGGAGAATGCAGCAAGATGGGTGGAAATCGACAAGTGCAAGTTTAGTGCCGAAAACTCGACTCTGGATACACGACTTATATTTCCTGACTTGACATTGAGCGGCCGGGTTGTGTTGCAGCCCACGGGTGGAAAGTGCAATATGATCCTACGTTTGAGACACGCCGGCATTGAATTTCGAACAGTGCCAATTGGCTTCGACAAAGTCAGTGGCGAAGAGTCAAGACGTGTTGGAACAGCTTCGGTGCGAACAGATTCACATTTTGCCGAACCGGGCTTTATCTCTGTATTTGCCCATGGTTGCCAAG GTCCGACTGGAATtaaattaagacaaaattcAAAACGTCGTTACAGCTTTGTCAATGAAAACCAGAACGAGGTACAGGGTCCTTCTTTGCATGTAACACCGCAATCCCAGTTAACACCCGGTATAATATTCGATATTAGAAGTGAAGGTTATATACCCCCAAATATGCGAGATGAAGATTTGGCGTGGACGGATGCCAATTCGCAAGAGCTCTTCGATCCAAATGGAGATAACTTCTACCGGCGACAATTTCGAAGCAAACGCAGCGCTTATGGTCGGCGGCAGGGCAGACATACGTTGAGTGATCGTTTGCGTGATGAAATGAATTTTAACGATGACATACTCAAAGTGTCCGATGAAAATGTCCAACATTTGCTGGAACCTGATGCCCGGGCATTTGCCGATATTTTCTCTAATGGCAATGATGGAAACGGTATGTTTGGTGATCACGATGAGGTTAATGATGCCTTCAGAGATGAACTAGAGAAGTTATTCTCAATGGGTGTCCGTGGTCTTTTGACAACATATATGCAAAGAGCCTTGCAGCCGGCCATCAAGGAGACACTGATGGAAAACATGGGCTACACTATAAGCTATGGATGA